From Rutidosis leptorrhynchoides isolate AG116_Rl617_1_P2 chromosome 3, CSIRO_AGI_Rlap_v1, whole genome shotgun sequence, a single genomic window includes:
- the LOC139901429 gene encoding uncharacterized protein, producing the protein MTIDKSWITIRYQFDPAFRVGLEAFIERCKNHLNHEGKCSCPCKDCGNTRIHKLKEIKKKHIMQHGFEPSYKIWWHHGEQPQPPEVHNTQDPLRNFLHDIQGEEPPSVDPEEGPDDDETMNDTTVTDLEDLIDSTQTELYTGRKMSSLEFLAKLTHIKVLNKWTNTSFDQLLELLKQSHPEDNTIPTSYYETKKWMKKIGLGYEAIHACKNDCCLFYKEYQDLENCSICKESIWKAKRTTGKKVPNKVLRYFPITPRLKHLYSSRYTAKDMTWHATGRCTEGGKMRHPIDGRAWKEIDKRYPDFARESRNVRLGLVADGFNPPGNLSTAYNMWPVILTVYNTPPWICMKESSLMLTLLIPGPKSPGKDIDVYLRPLVDELKSLWPVGVITRDSITNTYFQMKAMLI; encoded by the coding sequence ATGACGATTGATAAGAGTTGGATTACTATACGATATCAATTTGACCCTGCATTTCGTGTTGGTCTCGAAGCCTTTATTGAGAGGTGTAAAAACCATTTGAATCATGAGGGTAAGTGTAGTTGCCCGTGTAAAGATTGTGGTAATACGAGAATACATAAActtaaagaaataaaaaaaaaacatataatgcAACATGGGTTTGAACCCTCTTATAAAATATGGTGGCATCATGGTGAACAACCACAACCGCCAGAAGTACACAACACACAAGACCCTCTCAGAAATTTTCTGCACGATATTCAGGGGGAAGAACCCCCTAGTGTTGATCCGGAGGAAGGACCGGATGACGATGAGACTATGAATGACACGACCGTAACTGATCTGGAGGATTTAATTGACTCCACCCAAACCGAGCTATATACTGGTAGAAAGATGTCCTCGTTAGAGTTTTTAGCCAAGTTAACACACATTAAGGTCTTGAATAAATGGACAAATACTTCATTTGACCAATTGTTAGAATTACTCAAACAATCACATCCTGAAGATAACACAATTCCGACATCATATTACGAAACTAAGAAGTGGATGAAAAAGATCGGTTTAGGGTATGAAGCGATACATGCTTGTAAGAATGATTGTTGTTTGTTTTATAAGGAATACCAAGATTTAGAAAATTGTTCAATATGTAAGGAGAGTATATGGAAAGCTAAACGCACAACGGGGAAGAAAGTTCCTAATAAAGTTTTGCGTTATTTTCCTATAACTCCACGACTAAAACATTTGTATAGTTCCAGATACACTGCAAAGGATATGACCTGGCATGCTACTGGACGATGCACGGAAGGGGGTAAGATGCGTCATCCGATAGATGGTCGAGCGTGGAAAGAAATTGACAAAAGATATCCGGATTTTGCACGTGAATCCAGAAACGTTCGACTAGGGTTGGTTGCTGATGGTTTTAATCCACCCGGCAACTTGTCCACTGCTTACAACATGTGGCCAGTAATATTGACAGTGTACAATACGCCACCGTGGATATGTATGAAAGAAAGTTCTCTCATGTTGACTTTGTTAATTCCTGGTCCAAAATCACCAGGAAAAGATATTGATGTTTACTTGAGGCCTTTAGTTGATGAATTGAAGAGTTTATGGCCCGTAGGAGTTATTACGAGAGACTCAATTACAAACACATATTTTCAAATGAAAGCAATGCTTATTTGA